From Thamnophis elegans isolate rThaEle1 chromosome 12, rThaEle1.pri, whole genome shotgun sequence, one genomic window encodes:
- the LOC116516052 gene encoding interferon-inducible GTPase 5-like translates to MAESDSEIFLPGSSSGHDYGTFGSSRRKQFEAAISEGKLTEALSLIVDEPSKSFEDFPLNVAVVGEPNSGKSSLINTLQNPHLDEPDAAATYVATKVNVPNLEFAPVKFSEITWNKELLQGEDADGRKVDLKDFHYFIIVDPQICQATSLPLALKIQKMDKEFCLVQTKADLQLEEAKKRQPSQDGEESLLLTFRESLKNKRVKEPHVFAVSNRDPHRFDFPHLRETLMSEFLWKKILAVISPILEGKADKMKKMIWVLTIFSGFIAGIPVPGIAFLGGLVILIMFGSWCCHKFGVDDASLSKLAKRIKVVLRHLKSIMTSQSKKKMVLRRLPDFLGSSVMIAEYFYWNRFPIIGCILSVVISLISSFFTLKKLPSDVKKDTQNIVIAAVKPKKTDPENS, encoded by the exons atGGCTGAAAGTGACTCCGAAATATTTCTACCTGGGAGCAG TTCTGGACATGATTATGGTACATTTGGATCCTCACGTAGGAAACAATTTGAGGCAGCTATTTCTGAAGGGAAGCTTACTGAGGCCCTCTCTCTCATTGTGGATGAACCGAGCAAGTCGTTTGAAGATTTTCCTCTCAACGTTGCTGTGGTAGGAGAACCAAACTCTGGGAAGTCCTCCCTCATTAACACCCTGCAGAACCCACATCTGGATGAGCCCGATGCAGCTGCAACTTATGTTGCTACAAAAGTAAATGTCCCAAATCTAGAATTTGCCCCGGTCAAGTTTTCAGAGATCACCTGGAACAAAGAATTACTTCAGGGGGAAGATGCTGATGGCCGGAAGGTAGACTTAAAGGACTTCCATTACTTCATCATAGTAGACCCTCAGATTTGCCAGGCCACTTCTTTGCCGCTTGCGCTTAAGATCCAAAAAATGGACAAAGAGTTTTGTCTGGTTCAAACCAAGGCAGACCTGCAATTGGAGGAAGCTAAGAAGCGACAACCATCTCAGGACGGTGAAGAGAGCCTCTTGCTCACCTTCAGGGAGTCCTTGAAAAATAAACGGGTGAAAGAACCTCACGTCTTTGCCGTGTCCAACAGGGATCCCCACCGCTTTGATTTCCCCCATCTGCGGGAAACTTTGATGAGCGAGTTCTTGTGGAAGAAGATCCTTGCTGTCATTTCTCCTATTTTGGAGGGGAAGGCagacaaaatgaagaaaatgatcTGGGTGCTCACCATTTTCTCCGGGTTTATAGCTGGGATCCCCGTCCCAGGAATTGCATTCTTGGGGGGCCTTGTGATTCTCATCATGTTTGGTTCCTGGTGCTGCCATAAATTTGGCGTGGATGATGCGTCTCTCTCCAAACTTGCCAAGCGAATCAAAGTAGTACTCCGACATCTGAAATCAATAATGACCTCCCAGTCCAAAAAGAAAATGGTTTTACGGAGGCTACCAGATTTCCTGGGATCCTCAGTGATGATTGCAGAATATTTTTATTGGAATCGTTTCCCCATCATCGGCTGCATTTTGTCAGTAGTAATTTCGCTTATTTCCTCTTTCTTCACACTGAAGAAACTTCCGTCAGATGTTAAGAAAGACACCCAGAATATTGTAATTGCAGCTGTCAAGCCGAAGAAGACAGACCCTGAAAACTCATAA